A single region of the Gemmatimonas sp. UBA7669 genome encodes:
- a CDS encoding ABC transporter substrate-binding protein, whose amino-acid sequence MRPVPTQFTAWPPRAAQWLLVCAASFALACRPEPKPVWRVGLLGTLEGRLGEASGLPAERGARIAVDELNAAGGVVIGGVAHEVRLISRNTGARSDEAAAAMRALINRDSVDVVVGPQFSRLAVTAAVVADAANVPMIAPMASSPAVTEGRPLVSRMAFLDAVQGEVLARFIFDSLGVRRAAAMHNAASAYGGEIVALFGTTFEELGGRLVARETHAADDTTAHVPEVGRLLAQAPEVLLLPDLSPRDSVMLRRLRASGFRGRVLGSDSWDAVSMARIPDLSGTIIVANWDRRAERPGAQYFMQQWFAEPKAEAPRAAAVATYDAIHLLARAATRAGVRSGRALADSVHHFGAYEGAMASYTFGGNGNPKRSATILEVRGDSTLLRAVIEPRR is encoded by the coding sequence ATGCGCCCAGTCCCGACACAATTCACGGCGTGGCCACCACGTGCGGCGCAGTGGCTGCTGGTGTGTGCGGCGAGCTTCGCTCTGGCCTGCCGACCCGAGCCGAAGCCGGTCTGGCGCGTCGGCTTGCTGGGAACACTCGAGGGCCGTCTGGGCGAGGCGTCGGGTTTGCCGGCCGAGCGTGGCGCGCGCATTGCCGTCGACGAATTGAACGCGGCGGGCGGCGTGGTCATCGGTGGCGTGGCCCATGAGGTGCGGCTCATCTCGCGCAATACCGGCGCACGATCGGACGAAGCAGCGGCGGCCATGCGCGCATTGATCAATCGCGATTCGGTGGACGTGGTTGTGGGCCCGCAGTTCAGTCGACTGGCCGTCACCGCCGCGGTGGTGGCCGACGCCGCCAACGTCCCGATGATTGCGCCGATGGCCTCGAGCCCGGCGGTGACGGAGGGTCGACCGCTGGTGAGTCGCATGGCCTTCCTCGACGCCGTGCAGGGTGAAGTGCTGGCGCGGTTCATCTTCGATTCACTGGGTGTGCGCCGCGCTGCGGCCATGCACAACGCGGCAAGTGCCTACGGTGGAGAAATCGTTGCGTTGTTCGGCACCACCTTCGAGGAGCTCGGTGGCCGGTTGGTGGCGCGCGAAACCCACGCCGCTGATGACACCACCGCGCATGTGCCCGAGGTAGGTCGCCTGTTGGCTCAGGCTCCCGAGGTGCTGCTGCTGCCCGATCTGTCACCGCGCGACAGTGTGATGCTGCGTCGCTTGCGGGCATCCGGATTCCGTGGTCGCGTGTTGGGCAGTGACTCATGGGACGCGGTTTCCATGGCGCGCATTCCGGATCTGAGTGGCACCATCATCGTGGCCAACTGGGATCGCCGCGCCGAGCGTCCGGGCGCGCAATACTTCATGCAGCAGTGGTTCGCAGAGCCGAAGGCCGAGGCGCCGCGTGCGGCGGCCGTGGCCACATACGACGCCATTCATCTGCTCGCGCGCGCGGCCACGCGCGCCGGTGTGCGCAGCGGCCGTGCGTTGGCTGACAGCGTGCATCACTTCGGTGCCTACGAAGGGGCCATGGCCAGCTACACCTTTGGCGGCAACGGCAATCCGAAGCGCAGTGCCACCATACTCGAGGTTCGCGGTGACTCGACCCTGCTGCGCGCGGTGATCGAGCCGCGCCGATAA